A genomic window from Bacillus rossius redtenbacheri isolate Brsri chromosome 7, Brsri_v3, whole genome shotgun sequence includes:
- the LOC134534349 gene encoding alpha-1,3-mannosyl-glycoprotein 2-beta-N-acetylglucosaminyltransferase isoform X2, which yields MDYSEGKQPIWQVACCKEVIYHAVEREAAVQQRLKELEQGVRQQSADSEQLVRQLQRTVHQRQQLAVADAVKRRVEDAEADQLTDEEKLQQEKVRQLRARAGQRLAGGAPVLAVLVFACNRVTVSKCLDQLLRYRPSAQQFPIVVSQDCAHQPTAGAIAAYGDRVFHIQQPDQSEIVVLPKEKKFKGYYKISRHYGWALNQTFFNFNFDTVIIVEDDLDVSPDLFEYFLGTYALLQRDPTLWCVSAWNDNGKVGLVDEGAPEMLHRTDFFPGLGWMLRRAVWEELAPKWPAAYWDDWIRQPEQRRGRACIRPELSRTRTFGKVGVSNGHFYEKHLKFIKLNEKFVPFTQMNLTYLLKDNYDQQFVKWVYESPVVTYQELKSGSVAHEGPVRIPYHTNDMYKRTAKMLGLMDDFRSGVPRTGYRGVVSFMYKGRRVFLAPNANWKGYDPGWS from the exons AGGGAGGCGGCCGTGCAGCAGCGCCTGAAGGAGCTGGAGCAGGGCGTGAGGCAGCAGTCGGCAGACAGCGAGCAGCTCGTCAGGCAGCTGCAGCGCACCGTCCACCAGCGGCAGC AGCTGGCTGTGGCGGATGCTGTGAAGAGACGCGTGGAAGATGCAGAGGCGGACCAGCTCACGGATGAGGAGAAGTTGCAGCAGGAGAAG GTGAGGCAGCTGCGCGCGCGCGCGGGGCAGCGGCTGGCGGGGGGAGCGCCCGTGCTCGCCGTGCTGGTGTTTGCCTGCAACCGGGTGACGGTCAGCAAGTGCCTGGACCAGCTGCTGCGCTACCGGCCGTCGGCGCAGCAGTTCCCGATCGTCGTGAGCCAGGACTGCGCGCACCAGCCGACGGCCGGCGCCATCGCCGCCTACGGGGACAGGGTGTTCCACATTCAG CAACCAGACCAGAGTGAGATTGTGGTTCTCCCGAAGGAGAAGAAATTCAAGGGTTACTACAAGATCTCTCGTCACTATGGCTGGGCGCTCAACCAGACTTTCTTCAACTTCAACTTCGACACAGTCATCATTGTTGAAG ACGACCTGGACGTGTCGCCCGACCTGTTCGAGTACTTCCTGGGCACGTACGCGCTGCTGCAGCGCGACCCCACGCTGTGGTGCGTGTCGGCGTGGAACGACAACGGCAAGGTGGGGCTGGTGGACGAGGGCGCGCCGGAGATGCTGCACCGCACGGACTTCTTCCCCGGCCTGGGCTGGATGCTGCGCCGCGCCGTGTGGGAGGAGCTGGCGCCCAAGTGGCCGGCCGC GTACTGGGACGACTGGATCCGACAGCCGGAGCAGCGGCGCGGCCGAGCGTGCATCCGGCCCGAGCTGTCGCGCACACGCACCTTCGGCAAGGTCGGCGTCAGCAA CGGCCACTTCTACGAGAAGCATCTCAAGTTCATCAAACTCAATGAGAAATTTGTGCCTTTTACGCAGATGAACCTGACTTATTTACTGAAG GACAACTACGACCAGCAGTTCGTGAAgtgggtgtacgagagccccgtGGTGACGTACCAGGAGCTGAAGAGTGGCTCCGTGGCCCACGAGGGTCCCGTGCGCATCCCCTACCACACCAACGACATGTACAAGCGCACCGCCAAGATGCTGGGGCTCATGGACGACTTCCGG AGCGGGGTCCCGCGCACGGGCTACCGCGGGGTCGTCAGCTTCATGTACAAGGGCCGGCGAGTGTTCCTGGCACCCAATGCCAACTGGAAGGGCTACGACCCCGGCTGGAGCTAG
- the LOC134534349 gene encoding alpha-1,3-mannosyl-glycoprotein 2-beta-N-acetylglucosaminyltransferase isoform X1: MRRNHCIGFIFLSLTVWSVVTYFLFLQRPLGTRFSEREAAVQQRLKELEQGVRQQSADSEQLVRQLQRTVHQRQQLAVADAVKRRVEDAEADQLTDEEKLQQEKVRQLRARAGQRLAGGAPVLAVLVFACNRVTVSKCLDQLLRYRPSAQQFPIVVSQDCAHQPTAGAIAAYGDRVFHIQQPDQSEIVVLPKEKKFKGYYKISRHYGWALNQTFFNFNFDTVIIVEDDLDVSPDLFEYFLGTYALLQRDPTLWCVSAWNDNGKVGLVDEGAPEMLHRTDFFPGLGWMLRRAVWEELAPKWPAAYWDDWIRQPEQRRGRACIRPELSRTRTFGKVGVSNGHFYEKHLKFIKLNEKFVPFTQMNLTYLLKDNYDQQFVKWVYESPVVTYQELKSGSVAHEGPVRIPYHTNDMYKRTAKMLGLMDDFRSGVPRTGYRGVVSFMYKGRRVFLAPNANWKGYDPGWS, translated from the exons AGGGAGGCGGCCGTGCAGCAGCGCCTGAAGGAGCTGGAGCAGGGCGTGAGGCAGCAGTCGGCAGACAGCGAGCAGCTCGTCAGGCAGCTGCAGCGCACCGTCCACCAGCGGCAGC AGCTGGCTGTGGCGGATGCTGTGAAGAGACGCGTGGAAGATGCAGAGGCGGACCAGCTCACGGATGAGGAGAAGTTGCAGCAGGAGAAG GTGAGGCAGCTGCGCGCGCGCGCGGGGCAGCGGCTGGCGGGGGGAGCGCCCGTGCTCGCCGTGCTGGTGTTTGCCTGCAACCGGGTGACGGTCAGCAAGTGCCTGGACCAGCTGCTGCGCTACCGGCCGTCGGCGCAGCAGTTCCCGATCGTCGTGAGCCAGGACTGCGCGCACCAGCCGACGGCCGGCGCCATCGCCGCCTACGGGGACAGGGTGTTCCACATTCAG CAACCAGACCAGAGTGAGATTGTGGTTCTCCCGAAGGAGAAGAAATTCAAGGGTTACTACAAGATCTCTCGTCACTATGGCTGGGCGCTCAACCAGACTTTCTTCAACTTCAACTTCGACACAGTCATCATTGTTGAAG ACGACCTGGACGTGTCGCCCGACCTGTTCGAGTACTTCCTGGGCACGTACGCGCTGCTGCAGCGCGACCCCACGCTGTGGTGCGTGTCGGCGTGGAACGACAACGGCAAGGTGGGGCTGGTGGACGAGGGCGCGCCGGAGATGCTGCACCGCACGGACTTCTTCCCCGGCCTGGGCTGGATGCTGCGCCGCGCCGTGTGGGAGGAGCTGGCGCCCAAGTGGCCGGCCGC GTACTGGGACGACTGGATCCGACAGCCGGAGCAGCGGCGCGGCCGAGCGTGCATCCGGCCCGAGCTGTCGCGCACACGCACCTTCGGCAAGGTCGGCGTCAGCAA CGGCCACTTCTACGAGAAGCATCTCAAGTTCATCAAACTCAATGAGAAATTTGTGCCTTTTACGCAGATGAACCTGACTTATTTACTGAAG GACAACTACGACCAGCAGTTCGTGAAgtgggtgtacgagagccccgtGGTGACGTACCAGGAGCTGAAGAGTGGCTCCGTGGCCCACGAGGGTCCCGTGCGCATCCCCTACCACACCAACGACATGTACAAGCGCACCGCCAAGATGCTGGGGCTCATGGACGACTTCCGG AGCGGGGTCCCGCGCACGGGCTACCGCGGGGTCGTCAGCTTCATGTACAAGGGCCGGCGAGTGTTCCTGGCACCCAATGCCAACTGGAAGGGCTACGACCCCGGCTGGAGCTAG